The genomic stretch ATAATGATGGCTTAATCCGGCAGCAGAAATTTGTGCGCCGCACGCCTTCCTTTGACCAAAATTTTCAGCCACGAAGCAGGCTGGGAGCTTGAAACGGGATAAGGGCGTCCACCTAAAGCGACCGTACTCTTTTCTACCGTTAAGCTGATGCGTCGCCCGGTCTATCGCCGGGCGTTTGGATTTCGAGGATTATTCGGCGATGGAACAAGTTGGAATGGCAGCGGCTGCCCATGACGTCAGCCTTTGGGGTCTGTTCATGCAGGCAGGCCTGATCGTGAAGCTCGTCATGATCGGCCTTGTCGGCGCCTCCATATGGACTTGGGCCATCATCATCGACAAATACCTTACCTATGCACGGGTTCGCCGTCAGTATGACCAGTTCGAACAGGTCTTCTGGTCGGGTCAATCGCTGGAAGAGCTCTATCGAACTCTCGCCGAGCGCAACAATACCGGCCTTGCTGCCATGTTCGTTGCCGCCATGCGGGAGTGGAAGAAAAGCTTTGAACGCGGTGCACGCTCTCCGATTGGACTGCAGATGCGCATAGACCGCGCCATGGACGTGACCATGGCACGGGAAAGCGAAGCGCTCGAGGCCCGCCTGCCATCGCTGGCGACCATCGGCTCGGCCGGTCCGTTTATCGGACTGTTCGGTACGGTTGTCGGTATCATGACCTCCTTCCAGGCGATCGCCGGTTCGAACAGTGCAAGCCTTGCCGTCGTAGCACCAGGTATCGCTGAAGCGCTGCTGGCAACCGCGATCGGTCTGATTGCCGCTATTCCCGCCGTCATGGCCTATAACAAGCTCTCTGGCGAAGCTGGAAAGCTGATCGGCCGCATGGAAGGCTTTGCTGACGAATTCTCTGCCATTCTCTCGCGCCAGATCGACGAGAAACTGCAGCCACGCCAGGCAGCGCAGTAAAGTAGAAGCGACGGGAGCAACAAATGGGTATGTCAGTCGGAGCAGGTGGCGGAGGCGGCGGACGTCGCGGTCGCCGACGCGGCAAGAAGGCGCTGGTCAGCGACATCAACGTAACGCCGTTCGTTGACGTGGTGCTCGTGCTGCTGATCATCTTCATGGTGGCGGCACCTATGATGACCGTCGGCGTGCCGATCGATCTGCCGCAGACACGTGCCGGCGCCCTGAACACGGAAACTCAACCAATCACGGTGTCGGTAAATCCGCAGGGTGAAATCTACCTGCAGGAAACGGTCATCGGTATTGATGAAGTTGTGCCGAAGCTGGAGGCCATCGCCCAGACCGGTTACAACGAACGGATATTCGTCCGCGCCGACACCGCGGCACAATACGGAACCGTCATGCAGGTCATGGCGCGTATCTCCGCAGCCGGCTTCACCAATATCGGTCTTGTGACCCTACAGGAACAGCAGAACTGATAGGTCGATATGAAGGGCAGTATCATTGCATCGTCGCTGATACACGGACTGGCGCTCTCGGTGGCGCTGGTCAGCCTTGGCTCGCCTGAAAAACTCGAATTCGCCAATGTCGAAACGCTCCCGGTCGACATCGTGCCGATCGAGGAATTCACCCAGATTCAGCGAGGCGACAAGAACGCACCGCTGGGCGAGAGATCGGCACCGGTTCCGACCTCACGGCCGCCGATTGCCGAGCAGGCCGAGAATTTCGGTGATAACGATGTCGATCTGAAGACACCACCACGTCCGTCGGAGCGACCGCCACGGGAAGAGGTGGCCACAGCCCCGCCAAAGGTCGAAGAGCCCGCTCCGGCACCGGTTCCGACACCGACCGAGGTTGCCGAAGCTGCTCCCGCAGAGACAGCACCACCATCACCACCGGAAGAAACACCTCAGGAGGCCGCGCCGGAACCACAGCCTGCCGCCGAAGCCATTCCCTTGCCTGAAAAGGCACCCGTGCCACCTGCACGTCCCAAGGTCGAGACCGCCAGCATCCCTCAGCGGTCCGAACCGAAGCCTGAGGTCAAGCCCGATCCTCAGCGCGAGGAAACAACACGGCAGCAGCAGCCGCAGATGGACAGCAGCTTCAACGCCGACGAAGTGGCAGCACTTCTCAACAACGTGGATGCTGCGGGCGGCGGTGCGCGTCGATCAACCGACGAGGCGGCACTGGGTGGCCGCAGCGATACCGGCGGCGAGAAACTGAGCCAGAGTGAACTCGATGCCCTGCGCGGCATCATTGAGAACAACTGGCTGATCACTCCGGGCATGGCAGATGCCCAGGACGTCCGCGTTCGCGTCACATTCCGGCTTGATCCCGATGGTAACTTGATCGGGCAGCCAGAGGCCACCGCTACCGGAGGCTCACCAACTGCTCAACGGGTGTTGATCAGCGGCGCGGTCCGCGCCGTTCGCAAGTCGGCCCCCTTCTCGAATTTGCCCAAGGACAAATACGAGACCTGGTCCGAGGTTGTCGTCAATTTCGACCCCAGCCAACTGATGTAAGAGCTGAAAGGCTTCGATAGAATGAAAAAACTCCATCTCCTCCGCCTTCTGCTGGTCTGCATAGGCATGGCAGGCGCGTTTGCCTCCCCCGTAAAGGCGGCCGTCGAGATCAACATCAATCGCGGCAATGTACAGCCTTTGCCAATTGCCATTACCGATTTCGTCTCAACGGACGGCATTGGGGCACAGATTTCCGCAGTTGTTGAGGCAAACCTCAAGCGTTCCGGACTGTTTGCCCCTGTGAGTCGGGGCGCATTCATTGAAACAATCTCCAATCCGGATCAGCCCCCGCGTTTTGCCGACTGGACCGTCTTGAAGGCGGAGGCCCTCGTGGTCGGACGCATCAGCCGCGAGCCCGATGGTCGCCTTCGTGCGGAATTTCGCCTCTGGGATACATTTGCCGGACAGCAGATGACCGGACAGCAATTCTTCACCCAGCCGGAAAACTGGCGCCGGGTTGCCCACATCATTTCGGACGCGATCTACGAACGCATCACCGGTGAGAAGGGCTATTTCGATACGCGTATTGTCTTTGTCTCCGAAAGCGGTCCGAAGACCGACCGCAAGCGTCAGCTGGCGATCATGGACCAGGACGGCGAGAACGTCCGCATGCTGACAAGCTCTGAAAACATCGTTCTCACCCCCCGCTTCTCCCCAAGCCGGCAGGAAATCACCTACATGTCGTTTGAAGGTGATCAGCCACGCGTTTATCTGCTACAACTGGAAACGGGTCAGCGCGAAGTGGTGGGCAATTTTCCCGGCATGACATTCTCGCCACGCTTCTCTCCAGACGGACAGCGGGTCATCATGAGTCTGCAACAGGACGGGAATGCCAATATCTATACGATGGATCTCCGCTCGCGCACGACCACGCGTCTCACAAACACCAATGCAATCGACACCTCTCCATCCTATTCGCCGGACGGAAGCCAGATCGTTTTCGAAAGCGATCGTGGCGGGCGTCAACAGCTTTACGTCATGAATGCAGACGGTTCTGGCCAGACGCGCATCTCATTTGGTGATGGGTCCTATTCGACACCGGTCTGGTCACCGCGTGGTGATCTGATCGCCTTCACCAAGCAGTCCGGTGGTCGCTTCTCGATCGGCGTGATGAAAACCGACGGATCGGGCGAACGCATCCTGACGACCGGCTTCCACAACGAAGGACCCACCTGGGCACCCAATGGACGCGTCCTGATGTTCTTCCGCCAGAACGCAGGTGCAGGTGGCCCGCAGCTCTATTCAATCGACCTGACGGGCTATAACGAGCAGCAGGTCAGGACACCCAGTTTTGCCTCTGATCCGGCCTGGTCACCTCTCCTCGAATAGGACATCGGATGGCCGTGTTCTTGCCGCAAACAAGAGCGAATCATGGGCTTCTGCACCTGAATTGATAACTTGTTAACCACGATCATTCGGCACCGGTTAACCGCGAATGGTTATAATCCGGCAACCTTAATTGAGACACTCAAGGAGACTGGCGATGAGCCGCACTCACACCCCGGCCAAAAGCCGCCTGCAGCAACTCGCAACGAACCCGGCCCTGCTCGCGCTGGCTATGGCGCTGGCGCTTGCTGGCTGCGCAAATAAACGAAACCTTCCCAACAATGCCGGCGAATTGGGACTTGGAGCCGGAGCAGGTGCAGCAACACCCGGCTCGACGCAGGACTTTACCGTGAACGTCGGCGACCGGATTTTCTTCGATACCGATTCCTCTGCAATTCGCGCCGATGCCGCCCAGACGCTCGACCGCCAGGCGCAGTGGCTCATGCAGTATCCGAACTACGCGATCACGATCGAAGGCCATGCCGACGAACGCGGTACCCGTGAATACAACCTTGCACTCGGTGCCCGTCGTGCCGCGACGACACGCGACTATCTCGTCTCGCGTGGCGTGCCGGCAAACCGCCTGCGCACGATTTCCTACGGCAAGGAACGCCCGGTCGCCGTCTGCGATGACATCTCGTGCTGGTCACAGAACCGCCGCGCCGTTACCGTTCTGGGTGGCGCCGGTTCGTAACGAGAACCGCGTACACAATCAGCAATTCGTGAAGGCGGCCTTGTGCCGCCTTTGCTTTTCTCCATACTTTGGCCGAACTTGATTGCTTTTTCCCGACAATTGGAAAAATCTCCTGTCGACGCCGGTTCGGCGCAAATCACCGTGACACAGGATAAGGGATATGAACAAACTCGTGATGGCCGCGATGCTCGCGACGGCCTCGCTGGCGGGGCTTCCCGGAAGTGCAGGCGCCTTCCAGATCACCCTGCCATTCTCGATCGGTCAGCCCAAGACCCCACCCGCTGCGGTGCCGCAGGCGACCGTGCCACAGGCCGGTGTGGAAATGGTCCAGGCAACCGATCCGTCGCTGCGCATTCTGGAATTGGAAGAGCAGATCCGTTCATTGAACGGACGTATCGAGGAAATGAGTTTCCAATTGCTCCAGATGCAGGAGCAGATGCGCAAGACGCAGGAAGACAACGAATTCCGCTTCCAGGACCTTGAAGGCGGCGCTGCAAAGCCAGGCGGCCAACAAAATGGCTCGCTGCAGCGACCGGCAACGGCCGCTGCGCCGAGTGACAGCGTCGCCGGGATCATCACCCAGACACCGGATGCCGGCCTGCCCGCCGGCACAAATCAGACCTCACCCGGTACGGCACCGGGTGAGCAACTGCTGGGCTCGATCCAGCTCGATCAGAACGGCATGCCGACCATTGCCACGCGTAACGAAGGTGTCTCCAATTCCGCAGCGCTTCCCGGCGTCGATCCGGGGCTAGCCCCAGGTCAGACCGCGGCGCTGACATCGGAAAATGATGTCTATCAGGTGGCTTATGCCCATGTTCTATCCGGAGACTATGCCCTCGCGGAAAACGAGTTTCGCCAGTTCATCGAGCGCTTCCCCAACAGTCAGAGAGTGGCCGACGCAAATTTCTGGCTTGGCGAAGCCCAGTTTTCCCAGGGCAACTTCAACGAAGCCGCCAAGACATTCCTGAATGCCCACCAGACCTATGGCTCATCACCCAAGGCTCCAGAAATGCTGTTGAAACTCGGCATGTCGCTTGCTGCGCTCGAAAACGTCGAAACTGCATGCGCGACCATGCGTGAAGTGACCAAACGCTACCCGAAGGCGTCACGGGCCGTTGTATCCAAGGTCGCGAGCGAACAGAAGCGCCTAGGCT from Peteryoungia desertarenae encodes the following:
- the tolB gene encoding Tol-Pal system beta propeller repeat protein TolB, which codes for MAGAFASPVKAAVEININRGNVQPLPIAITDFVSTDGIGAQISAVVEANLKRSGLFAPVSRGAFIETISNPDQPPRFADWTVLKAEALVVGRISREPDGRLRAEFRLWDTFAGQQMTGQQFFTQPENWRRVAHIISDAIYERITGEKGYFDTRIVFVSESGPKTDRKRQLAIMDQDGENVRMLTSSENIVLTPRFSPSRQEITYMSFEGDQPRVYLLQLETGQREVVGNFPGMTFSPRFSPDGQRVIMSLQQDGNANIYTMDLRSRTTTRLTNTNAIDTSPSYSPDGSQIVFESDRGGRQQLYVMNADGSGQTRISFGDGSYSTPVWSPRGDLIAFTKQSGGRFSIGVMKTDGSGERILTTGFHNEGPTWAPNGRVLMFFRQNAGAGGPQLYSIDLTGYNEQQVRTPSFASDPAWSPLLE
- the ybgF gene encoding tol-pal system protein YbgF — translated: MNKLVMAAMLATASLAGLPGSAGAFQITLPFSIGQPKTPPAAVPQATVPQAGVEMVQATDPSLRILELEEQIRSLNGRIEEMSFQLLQMQEQMRKTQEDNEFRFQDLEGGAAKPGGQQNGSLQRPATAAAPSDSVAGIITQTPDAGLPAGTNQTSPGTAPGEQLLGSIQLDQNGMPTIATRNEGVSNSAALPGVDPGLAPGQTAALTSENDVYQVAYAHVLSGDYALAENEFRQFIERFPNSQRVADANFWLGEAQFSQGNFNEAAKTFLNAHQTYGSSPKAPEMLLKLGMSLAALENVETACATMREVTKRYPKASRAVVSKVASEQKRLGC
- the tolQ gene encoding protein TolQ → MEQVGMAAAAHDVSLWGLFMQAGLIVKLVMIGLVGASIWTWAIIIDKYLTYARVRRQYDQFEQVFWSGQSLEELYRTLAERNNTGLAAMFVAAMREWKKSFERGARSPIGLQMRIDRAMDVTMARESEALEARLPSLATIGSAGPFIGLFGTVVGIMTSFQAIAGSNSASLAVVAPGIAEALLATAIGLIAAIPAVMAYNKLSGEAGKLIGRMEGFADEFSAILSRQIDEKLQPRQAAQ
- the pal gene encoding peptidoglycan-associated lipoprotein Pal → MSRTHTPAKSRLQQLATNPALLALAMALALAGCANKRNLPNNAGELGLGAGAGAATPGSTQDFTVNVGDRIFFDTDSSAIRADAAQTLDRQAQWLMQYPNYAITIEGHADERGTREYNLALGARRAATTRDYLVSRGVPANRLRTISYGKERPVAVCDDISCWSQNRRAVTVLGGAGS
- the tolR gene encoding protein TolR, encoding MGMSVGAGGGGGGRRGRRRGKKALVSDINVTPFVDVVLVLLIIFMVAAPMMTVGVPIDLPQTRAGALNTETQPITVSVNPQGEIYLQETVIGIDEVVPKLEAIAQTGYNERIFVRADTAAQYGTVMQVMARISAAGFTNIGLVTLQEQQN
- a CDS encoding cell envelope integrity protein TolA produces the protein MKGSIIASSLIHGLALSVALVSLGSPEKLEFANVETLPVDIVPIEEFTQIQRGDKNAPLGERSAPVPTSRPPIAEQAENFGDNDVDLKTPPRPSERPPREEVATAPPKVEEPAPAPVPTPTEVAEAAPAETAPPSPPEETPQEAAPEPQPAAEAIPLPEKAPVPPARPKVETASIPQRSEPKPEVKPDPQREETTRQQQPQMDSSFNADEVAALLNNVDAAGGGARRSTDEAALGGRSDTGGEKLSQSELDALRGIIENNWLITPGMADAQDVRVRVTFRLDPDGNLIGQPEATATGGSPTAQRVLISGAVRAVRKSAPFSNLPKDKYETWSEVVVNFDPSQLM